The Neomonachus schauinslandi chromosome 4, ASM220157v2, whole genome shotgun sequence genome includes a region encoding these proteins:
- the MRPL9 gene encoding 39S ribosomal protein L9, mitochondrial, protein MAAVAGRALLRGTVRGLVLPRLAGGTPGPERDFSLSHNRGTVIVERWWKVPLAGEGRKPRLHRRHRVYKLVEDTKHGPKGSLELILTQSVEGLGVRGDLVSVKKSLGRNRLLPQGLAVYASPENKKLFEEEKLLRQEGKLEKIQTKAGEMTVKFLRSCHLEVGMKNNVKWELNPEIVARHFFKNLGVVVTPHALKLPEEPITRWGEYWCEVTVNGLDTVRVPMSVVNFERPKTKRYKYWLARQAAQGVAPTSSQTI, encoded by the exons ATGGCGGCGGTCGCGGGGAGGGCCCTGCTGCGAGGAACGGTGCGGGGGCTGGTGCTCCCGCGACTCGCAGGGGGCACCCCGGGCCCGGAGCGCGACTTCAGTCTCTCTCACAATCGG GGCACGGTCATCGTGGAGCGCTGGTGGAAGGTGCCGCTGGCCGGAGAGGGCCGGAAGCCGCGCCTACACCGGCGACACCGGGTCTACAAGCTGGTAGAGGACACGAAACACGGGCCCAAAGGCAGCCTGGAGCTCATCCTCACGCAGTCGGTGGAAG GACTTGGAGTCCGGGGTGACCTGGTCTCAGTGAAGAAATCTTTGGGCCGGAATCGACTACTGCCTCAAGGTCTGGCTGTATATGCATCCCCTGAAAACAAGAAACTGTTTGAGGAGGAGAAATTG cTGAGACAAGAAGGAAAATTAGAGAAGATCCAGACCAAGGCAGGTGAGATG ACAGTGAAATTTCTGAGAAGCTGTCACCTGGAAGTGGGGATGAAGAACAACGTCAAATGGGAACTAAACCCTGAAATAGTCGCCCgccatttcttcaaaaat CTTGGTGTTGTGGTCACCCCGCATGCATTAAAGTTACCAGAAGAGCCCATTACGCGGTGGGGCGAGTACTGGTGTGAGGTGACG GTGAATGGACTTGACACTGTGAGGGTACCTATGTCTGTGGTGAACTTTGAGAGGCCCAAGACCAAAAGATACAAGTACTGGCTAGCCCGGCAAGCTGCCCAGGGGGTGGCCCCCACCAGCTCCCAGACGATCTGA
- the OAZ3 gene encoding LOW QUALITY PROTEIN: ornithine decarboxylase antizyme 3 (The sequence of the model RefSeq protein was modified relative to this genomic sequence to represent the inferred CDS: deleted 1 base in 1 codon) — translation MTVPWQPGSEGDITYREREDLTLRPRSCLQCSESLAGLQVVRSTKQGDHDQLKELYSAGNLTVLATDPLLHQDPVQLDFHFRLTPQTSAHWHGLLCDHRLFLDIPYRALDQGNRESLTATLEYVEEKTNVDSVFVNFQNNRNDRGALLRAFSYMGFELVRPNHPALPPWDNVIFMVYPLERDLGHLSNEPP, via the exons ATGACCGTGCCCTGGCAGCCGGGGAGCGAGGGTGA CATCACTTATAGGGAACGGGAGGACTTGACACTCCGGCCCCGTTCCTGCCTTCAGTGCTCC GAGTCCCTAGCAGGCCTCCAGGTGGTCAGAAGCACCAAGCAGGGTGATCACGACCAGCTTAAAGAATTATACTCG GCTGGGAACCTGACGGTGCTGGCTACTGACCCCCTGCTCCATCAGGACCCAGTGCAGTTAGACTTCCATTTCCGCCTCACCCCCCAGACCTCTGCCCATTGGCACGGCCTTCTCTGTGACCATCGACTCTTCCTGGATATCCCATATCGGGCCTTGGATCAAGGCAACCGAGAAAG TTTGACTGCAACACTGGAGTATGTGGAGGAGAAGACCAATGTGGACTCCGTGTTCGTAAACTTCCAAAACAACCGGAATGACAGAG gTGCCCTGCTACGGGCCTTCAGCTACATGGGCTTTGAGTTGGTCAGACCCAAtcaccctgccctccctccctgggacAATGTCATCTTTATGGTGTATCCCCTTGAAAGGGACCTTGGCCACCTCTCCAATGAGCCTCCCTGA
- the TDRKH gene encoding tudor and KH domain-containing protein has protein sequence MSTERTSWTSLSTIQKIALGLGIPASATVAYILYRRYRESREERLTFVGEDDIEIEMRVPQEAVKLIIGRQGANIKQLRKQTGARIDVDTEDVGDERVLLISGFPVQVCKAKAAIHQILTENTPVSEQLSVPQRSVGRIIGRGGETIRSICKASGAKITCDKESEGTLLLSRLIKISGTQKEVAAAKHLILEKVSEDEELRKRIAHSAETRVPRKQPISVRREEVTESGGAGEPALWKNAGTGAELEPATPPGAPPRKGGGDTAVVGPEGAWEKPNGDSFQKSGAQTSPEMSMFEIPSPDFSFHADEFLEVYVSASEHPNHFWIQIIGSRSLQLDKLVSEMTQHYENSLPEDLTVHVGDIVAAPLPTNGSWYRARVLGTLENGNLDLYFVDFGDNGDCPLKDLRALRSDFLSLPFQAIECSLARIAPSGEQWEEEALDEFDRLTHCADWKPLVAKISSYVQTGISTWPKIYLYDTSNGKKLDIGLELVRKGYAVELLEDVEENRAVPDMLHDVATETNVSLGSVLAETKKSPGEIANTLSCLSLSEAASISGDDNLDDDYLL, from the exons ATGTCCACTGAACGAACTTCTTGGACAAGTTTGTCCACTATTCAGAAAATAGCACTGGGTCTCGGGATCCCAGCCAGTGCAACGGTTGCCTATATCCTATACCGCAGATACAGGGAAAGCAGAG AAGAGCGGTTGACATTTGTTGGGGAGGACGACATTGAGATAGAGATGCGAGTTCCCCAGGAGGCTGTGAAGCTCATCATTGGCCGACAAGGAGCCAATATTAAACAG TTGCGGAAACAGACAGGTGCTCGGATTGATGTGGACACGGAGGATGTAGGCGATGAACGGGTGCTGCTTATCAGTGGGTTTCCTGTTCAGGTGTGCAAGGCCAAAGCAGCCATCCATCAGATCCTGACAGAGAATACCCCCGTGTCTGAGCAGCTCTCAGTTCCCCAGAGATCCGTGGGCAGGATCATAG ggagaggtggggagaccATTCGTTCTATCTGTAAGGCCTCTGGAGCCAAGATTACCTGTGACAAAGAATCAGAGGGGACATTGCTACTATCAAGATTGATAAAAATCTCAGGAACACAAAAGGAAGTGGCAGCAGCCAAG CATTTGATACTGGAGAAAGTTTCAGAAGATGAAGAACTTCGGAAAAGAATTGCTCATTCTGCAGAAACCAGAGTCCCACGCAAGCAGCCCATCAGTGTAAGAAGAGAGGAAGTGACAGAGTCTGGTGGAGCTGGAGAGCCAGCTTTGTGGAAAAACGCTGGTACTGGTGCAGAGCTGGAGCCAGCTACACCACCGGGAGCTCCTCCCCGAAAAGGAGGCGGTGACACGGCTGTTGTAGGGCCAGAAGGTGCTTGGGAGAAACCTAATGGTGACAGCTTTCAGAAATCTGGAGCCCAGACCAGTCCAGAGATGTCCATGTTTGAAA TCCCCAGCCCTGACTTCAGTTTCCATGCCGATGAGTTCCTGGAAGTCTATGTCTCTGCCTCTGAACATCCCAACCACTTCTGGATCCAGATCATTGGCTCCCGCAGCCTGCAGCTGGATAAGCTTGTCAGTGAGATGACCCAGCACTATGAGAATAGTCTG CCTGAAGACTTGACTGTGCACGTGGGAGACATTGTAGCAGCACCTTTACCTACAAATGGTTCCTGGTATAGAGCTCGGGTCCTTGGCACCTTGGAGAATGGGAACCTAGACCTCTACTTCGTTGACTTTGGAGATAATGGAGATTGCCCACTGAAGGACCTCCGGGCACTCAG GAGTGACTTCCTAAGCCTTCCATTCCAAGCAATAGAGTGTAGTCTGGCACGGATCGCCCCCTCAG GTGAACAGTGGGAAGAGGAAGCTTTGGATGAGTTTGACAGACTCACTCACTGTGCTGACTGGAAGCCCCTGGTGGCCAAGATCTCCAGCTATGTCCAGACTGGGATCTCAACTTGGCCCAAGATTTACTTATATGATACTAGCAATGGGAAG aAACTTGATATTGGGTTAGAATTAGTTCGTAAAGGATACGCAGTGGAGCTCCTGGAAGATGTGGAAGAAAACAGAGCTGTCCCAGACATGTTGCATGACGTG GCCACAGAAACCAATGTCTCTCTCGGCAGCGTGCTCGCTGAGACCAAGAAGAGCCCTGGAGAGATAGCAAATACCCTGTCCTGCCTCAGCTTATCAG AAGCTGCCTCCATATCTGGTGACGACAACCTGGACGATGACTACTTACTCTGA